The following DNA comes from Occultella kanbiaonis.
GTTGAAGGAGAACTGCGTGGTCAGGTACTCGGCGTCGGCGCCGTCGGCGAGCAGGGGGAACAGGTCCGCGGACGGCGGGTTCTCGTCCGCCGGGACGTCCCCGATCCACTGCTGCTGCGTCACGATCAGGTACGGGATGTAGTCGGCGAACTCGTCCGCGTTGGAGTACTGCTCGAACAGCGACGCGTCCGACTCGATGATCTGCAGGACGCTGATGCCCTGGGTGCCGGTCACCTCCGTCTCGTCGCTGAAGGTCACCGTCCGCTCCACCCACGCGACCTGGCCGAGGGTCAGCGCGGCTCCGGGCGCGGTGGCCGCACCCGGCTCACCGAAGTCGATCGCGTCGACGTCGAAGGTGCTCTCGGGCTCCTCGGTGGTCTCCTCCTCCGTGGGCTCGTCGGCTGCCACGTCCTCGACGGTCGGGTCGGTACCGGCGTCCGGTTCGTCCGTGTCGCCACCGCCGCAGCCGGCCAGCAGCAACGCCCCCGCGACGGCTGCTGCCGACGCCGTCCACATACGCCTGGAGTTCATCCCCGGTCTCACTTTCGTCTGTTCGGATCCCCGTCGCCTGATGGCACGGGTGCGGGTGGGCGCACCGGTGCACGGGTCTCATCACAGGCGCGGCGGGCCGCGCAGAAGAGCCCCGGGAGCCCTCCGCGGCGGACCGCGGGGACTGGGGCCAACCCCCTGGCCTTCAACCCTAGTAGGCGTCGACCGGTGCGAGCGCCCCGCAGGCGTCGCGCCGATGGGGAGAAGTCACCACCTCCCACGCGCGGGTGGGTCAGATCAGAGTGCCGACGAGGATCGCGACCACGATCGCCACGATCACGGTGTTGAACGCGAAGGCCAACAGCCCGTGGCCGGTGACGAGCCGGCGCATGCGGGCGGTCTCGACGGTGACGTCGGAGGTCGCGAACGTGGTCGACACCGAGGTCGCGAAGTAGAGGTAGTCGGCGAGACCGTCCGGCTCCTCGCCGGGGAACCGAAGACCGGCGTCCCGGGTCTGGGCCCGCGCGTAGTGCAACGCGTAGGACACGAGCACCGTGAACCAGGAGGTGACCACCGTCGCGACACCGACGAGGAGAAGCGCCGGATCGGACCGGACCTGGGAGTTGACGCTGAGCAGGAGTGCCGCGGCCAGCGCCACCAGGGCCACCTGAGCGGCCCAGCTCGGGCCGTCGCCACCGGTCAGCATGGTCCGGGCACCCGGCACCCGGAGGATGCGGCGCACGGCCCGGGGCTCGGTCGACTCGGCCTCGACGAGCGACCGGCGGAAGCGTTCGCCACGCAGCCCCCGGAACGCCCAGAGGGTCAGTGCGCAGTAGATGGCGGCGAAGCAGCTCCACCCGAGCATCCCGGCGCCGACCGCGCTGACCGGACTGTCCCCGACGGGCTCGGCGAAGATGACCGGGCCGAGCACCACGACGATGACGAGGCCCGGGATCAGGCAGACCATGCTGCGTCGGATGTCCGAGGTGAGCCTCGGGATGGCGGCGGGGTCTCGGGACACCGCATGAGGCTAACGTAGGCGGGGTGAGCACCCAGAGCGCGCAGAGCAGCCGGACGAGCACCGAGTGGACCCAGGTCGACGACAAGACCCGTCGCCGGATCCTGGCACACACCCCGGAACTGATGGTGGTGGAGGTGGAGTTCGCGCCCGGCGGTGTCGGCGCCACGCACACCCATCCGCACGTGCAGGCCACCTACGTGCGCGAGGGCACGTTCGACTTCGTGGTGTCCGGGGAACCGATCACGATCACCGACGGGGACAGCATCGTGGTGCCGTCGAACGAGTGGCACGGCTGCGAGACCGCCACCGGCGGGACGTTGATCGACGTGTTCACCCCGGCCCGCGAGGACTTCCTGCCCGGCACCTGACCGGTTCGGCTCACCGCCGAGCCCGGTCCGGCCGGGTCGCGAAGGCCAGCCGTAGGAACGGCACGCGTTCCCGGGGAAGGACCGCGGTGAGGATCCGGTCACCGCGGTCCGCTGCGAGCCCGAGGACATCGGGGTCACCGTCGAGGCGTAGTCCCGGGACGTCCCGCCCGTCGACCCGGATCGGGACGTCCCGGGTGAGATCGTCCTCGGTCGCCGCGTCGCGCACGGTGCAGTGCGGCCCCCCCGCTGGTCCGCGTATCGCGGAACGTGTTCGCCAGGATGTAGTTGGTGTGATCGACGAGCTCGTACGCCGGCGTGTGCCAACCGGCGAGCGAGTGGTCACTGATGTGGGTCGTGCGGACCGCCTCCCATAGCAGGAAAGATCTAGGCGGACTCGAGAACGGCGTGCTGCTGGTCGTCGGTGCTGCCGTGCGTCTCGACCTGCTCGCCGACCGAGGCCTCCTCGATCGAGTCCTGCTCGACGAGCGTCAGCAGCGGCACCGCGAAGGACCGCGCGACCTCGTCCACTCCCCGGGGTGCGGGGAGGTCGCCGGCGTCGCGATCGCGGTCGATGAACACCCGACCAGTCTCACCATCCCGCCGTGGGCGCGCAACGACGGTTCAGGAGCGGTTCCGCACCAGTTCCGTGAGCTCCGCGACCTGGTCCCGCAGGCCCCGGATCTCGCCCTCCAGCGCTCGCGTGGTCGCGGCTTCGGCGGGCGCCTCGTCCTCGGTCGCCGCCGGCTCATCGGCCCGGATGTGCTGCATGGCGTCGACGATCACGGCGATGAACAGGTTCAGCACGGTGAACGCGCTCAGCAGGACGAACGGCACGAAGAACGCGACGGCCCACGGGTGGACGTCGAGGACCGCTCGGCTGATGACGCTCCAGTTGTCCAGGGTCATGATCTGGAACAGCGTGAACAGCGACCGCGAGAGACTGCCGAACTCGGTGGGGAAGGAGTCACCGAAGAGCATCGTGGCCATCACCGCGCTGACGTAGAACAGCAGGATCAGCAGGGCGCCGATCGAGAGGATCCCGGGCACCGCCTTGACCAGCGCCTCGACCACGCGGCGCAGCTGCGGGACCATCGAGACCAGGCGTAGCACCCGCAGCACCCGCAGGGACCGCAGCACTCCGAACGCACCCGAGCCCGGGATCAGGGCGACGCCGACCACAAGCAGGTCGAACACGTTCCAGCTCGACCGGAAGAACGAGCCACGGAAGGCGTACAGCTTCACGGCGAGCTCGACGACGAAGAACGCCAGGCAGATCCGGTCGAGGGTGTGCAGCAGGTCGGCGTGCCCGGCCATCACGGCGTCGGAGGTCTCCAGCCCCAGCGTGGCGGCGTTGATCAGGATCAGGACGATCACGAATCGCTGGACCCGGTCGGACTCCACCCAGCTGCCGAGCGTGGCGCGGGCGTACCACCGCGGGGGTGGCGTGGGACCGGCGGCGCCGGGCGCCCTCTCCTCGAGCGTCTCGGTCGTGGTCATGCTCCTGCTCTCAGTCTCGACAAAAGCTGGCGCAGGAAGAATGCAGGCCGACGGCGGGGGTCGGCAAGGGGCGCGGGTGGTGACCGCTGCCCACCGCCCCGGTGTCCGCATGGAACTCTCAGCGGGATGTGGGCTCTGCGACCGGCTGTTCGCGGCCGCGAGCGAGACGGTCCACCCTGGCGAGAGCGGCAGGGATGCGATGGGGTCCCGCCATCGCGGACACGATCCGTGCGGCCTCGGCCACGTCCAGGCCGCCGGCCGCCGTGACGTAGAGCGGCCGTGACGCGGCGCCGCGGATGATCTGGAAGGCGTGGGTTGCGGTGCGGAACGGCGTCTTCGCGACCCCGATCACCGGGATGCCGAAGGCGTCTGCGGCATGGGCACCGAGGCCCGGGCGCCCCTCAGGATCGAGCGTGGCGTAGCCCTCGATCACTAGGAGTTCAAGTGGTGGGCCAAGGGCCCGACGGTCCTCAAGCGATCCATCGGCGCAGGCCTCGGTCGGCTCCGCCGGTGACCGGGCGGTCGCTGTGGAACGGGCTGGGCATCGGGGTGACCTCCGGGCGCGTGGTTGATGCTCCATTGTGCTGCGCCATGACGACGGCCATGTCTGCGTCGGATGTAGAGGAGCCGTGCCGCTGCCTACCTGGCCCGCCGGAGAGGCTCAGGCCGGACTCGGACGCAGCCCCACCCGCCGGGCGACGTAGGCGCCCCATTCGGTGGCCCGCTCAAGTTCGCCGGACACCACGGGCCCGTCCGTGCCTGCCACCTGGAAGCTCACCGGGTCGGTGACCAGCGTGCAGCCGCGCCGGGTCAGGAGCCTGGCCATCGTCTTGGCCGCGGATCCCGGGATCGGGGCGTTCACATGGGTGTCGAACGTCGCGACGGATAGCGACAGGGCCGACCGGGAGTCGATCCAGTCGCGCATCAGGCGGCCGTCGGAGATGACCTGACCGGCCCGGTCGACGGCGTCGTCCCGCGTGCGCGGCCGGCTCAGGCCGAACACGTGGGTCGGCGCGCCGACGATCAGCAACTCCG
Coding sequences within:
- a CDS encoding DUF1345 domain-containing protein; amino-acid sequence: MSRDPAAIPRLTSDIRRSMVCLIPGLVIVVVLGPVIFAEPVGDSPVSAVGAGMLGWSCFAAIYCALTLWAFRGLRGERFRRSLVEAESTEPRAVRRILRVPGARTMLTGGDGPSWAAQVALVALAAALLLSVNSQVRSDPALLLVGVATVVTSWFTVLVSYALHYARAQTRDAGLRFPGEEPDGLADYLYFATSVSTTFATSDVTVETARMRRLVTGHGLLAFAFNTVIVAIVVAILVGTLI
- a CDS encoding cupin domain-containing protein, with the protein product MSTQSAQSSRTSTEWTQVDDKTRRRILAHTPELMVVEVEFAPGGVGATHTHPHVQATYVREGTFDFVVSGEPITITDGDSIVVPSNEWHGCETATGGTLIDVFTPAREDFLPGT
- a CDS encoding ion transporter, giving the protein MTTTETLEERAPGAAGPTPPPRWYARATLGSWVESDRVQRFVIVLILINAATLGLETSDAVMAGHADLLHTLDRICLAFFVVELAVKLYAFRGSFFRSSWNVFDLLVVGVALIPGSGAFGVLRSLRVLRVLRLVSMVPQLRRVVEALVKAVPGILSIGALLILLFYVSAVMATMLFGDSFPTEFGSLSRSLFTLFQIMTLDNWSVISRAVLDVHPWAVAFFVPFVLLSAFTVLNLFIAVIVDAMQHIRADEPAATEDEAPAEAATTRALEGEIRGLRDQVAELTELVRNRS
- a CDS encoding flavodoxin family protein; amino-acid sequence: MTAYIVYESMFGNTAGLAESVAAGVATCLPVELVEVGDAPMIRDLVTELLIVGAPTHVFGLSRPRTRDDAVDRAGQVISDGRLMRDWIDSRSALSLSVATFDTHVNAPIPGSAAKTMARLLTRRGCTLVTDPVSFQVAGTDGPVVSGELERATEWGAYVARRVGLRPSPA